One stretch of Caldalkalibacillus salinus DNA includes these proteins:
- a CDS encoding FMN-binding negative transcriptional regulator — protein MYIPSDFKVKDETMTYDIIKEHSFATLFSQHDGIPFATHLPLILNKENTYLYGHFARPNPQWKDIKNQIVLAIFHGPHCYISPSWYETKQAVPTWNYVTVHVYGEVELLEDENELMDSLHQMVLKYEGTDNSYRLQDVDTEFLSGMNKGVQGFRIKINKIEGKAKLSQNHSVQRQELVINQLEQIPNTDEQQISSLMKANLKK, from the coding sequence TAAAGATGAAACAATGACTTACGACATTATAAAAGAACATAGTTTTGCGACTCTTTTTTCGCAACACGATGGAATACCATTTGCAACTCATTTACCGTTAATTTTGAACAAGGAGAATACATACTTATACGGACACTTTGCTCGTCCAAATCCTCAGTGGAAAGATATAAAAAATCAAATCGTTCTTGCTATTTTTCATGGTCCTCATTGCTATATCTCCCCATCTTGGTATGAGACGAAACAAGCAGTGCCAACATGGAATTATGTGACAGTTCATGTTTATGGAGAAGTCGAACTTCTAGAGGACGAAAATGAGTTAATGGATTCTTTACATCAAATGGTATTGAAATATGAAGGTACTGACAATTCATATAGATTGCAAGATGTAGATACTGAGTTTCTCTCTGGTATGAACAAAGGAGTTCAAGGTTTCAGAATAAAAATCAACAAGATAGAAGGTAAAGCCAAGTTAAGTCAAAATCATTCAGTGCAGCGACAAGAACTAGTTATTAATCAACTAGAACAAATTCCAAATACAGATGAGCAACAAATTTCTTCTTTAATGAAGGCAAATCTAAAAAAGTAA
- a CDS encoding cysteine hydrolase family protein, translating to MRNNFCGGSDLENKALIIVDVQKAFDDQKWGERNNPNAEENISKILEMWREKNGQVIYIKHMSDNPNSVFYPEHKGFEIKDIVEPKEEDTIITKKVNSSFIGTNLEELLIQNSITTVVITGLTTPHCVSTTTRMSGNLGFNTYLVSDATAAFGMTDHHNQYYNPDTIHDISLATLHDEFATILSTEQLIKDMSEILVQ from the coding sequence ATGAGAAACAACTTTTGTGGAGGTAGTGATTTGGAAAACAAGGCTTTGATTATAGTAGATGTCCAAAAAGCATTTGATGATCAGAAATGGGGAGAAAGAAATAATCCTAATGCAGAAGAAAATATCAGTAAGATACTAGAAATGTGGAGAGAGAAGAATGGGCAGGTTATTTACATAAAGCATATGTCCGATAATCCAAATTCAGTATTCTACCCAGAGCATAAGGGGTTTGAGATTAAAGACATAGTTGAACCTAAGGAAGAAGACACTATTATCACAAAAAAGGTCAATAGTAGCTTCATCGGTACAAACTTAGAGGAGTTACTCATTCAGAATAGTATAACAACAGTCGTCATAACTGGATTGACTACTCCGCATTGTGTATCAACAACGACAAGAATGAGCGGTAATTTAGGGTTCAATACCTACTTAGTTTCCGATGCGACAGCAGCATTTGGGATGACAGACCATCATAATCAATATTATAACCCAGACACTATACATGATATTTCATTAGCGACATTGCATGATGAATTTGCAACCATCCTTTCGACTGAACAACTGATCAAGGACATGAGTGAGATTCTAGTGCAATGA
- a CDS encoding S8 family peptidase — MKKFTSLLFVFVLVLGIVNPAIGTNEELDTFEMPSPEMDTYVEGQVIVQFEDVVAQEQVTQVLSQLDAKVLEDKSPVDSPFDVLEVKDVDVETAVEILEDNPLVAYAEPNYMLQATWTPNDTYYNYQYGPQNTDTEWAWDYVRGSSNQEIAVLDTGVDYNHPDLDGKVILGYDFANNDYDPMDRNGHGTHVAGTAAAETNNSRGVAGMAPNTKILAVQVLSDNGGGSLNDVADGIRYAADQGAEVINLSLGCDCHTTTLENAVNYAWNAGSVVVAAAGNDGVSTTFEPASYDNVIAVAAVDQSDNKASFSNYGSWVDVAAPGVDIASTVPNNGYSYMSGTSMASPHVAGLAGLLASQGRNNVNIRQAIEQTADSVGGEGYYWQHGRINSWNAINY, encoded by the coding sequence TTGAAGAAGTTCACTAGTTTATTGTTTGTGTTTGTACTGGTATTGGGGATCGTGAACCCTGCAATCGGTACAAATGAAGAGCTTGATACGTTTGAAATGCCCTCACCCGAGATGGACACATACGTTGAAGGTCAGGTGATAGTCCAGTTTGAGGACGTCGTGGCCCAGGAACAAGTAACACAGGTTTTATCGCAACTCGATGCGAAAGTGCTAGAAGACAAGAGTCCAGTAGATTCTCCATTCGACGTCCTTGAAGTAAAAGACGTTGACGTTGAAACGGCCGTAGAAATCCTCGAAGACAACCCACTCGTGGCATACGCAGAACCTAACTACATGCTCCAAGCCACATGGACACCCAATGATACTTACTATAACTACCAATATGGACCACAGAATACCGATACAGAATGGGCATGGGACTATGTACGAGGTTCCTCCAACCAAGAAATTGCTGTACTAGATACAGGCGTCGATTACAATCATCCTGATCTTGATGGCAAGGTCATCTTAGGATATGATTTTGCCAACAATGATTATGACCCAATGGATCGTAACGGTCACGGGACACACGTTGCGGGTACCGCAGCAGCTGAAACGAACAATAGCAGAGGTGTCGCCGGTATGGCACCCAACACTAAGATCTTAGCGGTACAAGTGTTAAGTGATAACGGTGGCGGATCACTGAACGACGTGGCAGATGGTATACGCTACGCTGCTGACCAAGGAGCAGAAGTGATTAATCTGTCACTTGGGTGCGATTGCCACACGACGACGTTAGAAAATGCGGTCAATTATGCATGGAACGCAGGGTCTGTGGTTGTAGCTGCTGCAGGGAATGACGGTGTTAGCACAACATTCGAACCTGCTTCTTATGATAATGTGATTGCTGTGGCCGCTGTCGATCAGAGCGATAACAAAGCTTCCTTCTCCAACTACGGCTCTTGGGTCGACGTTGCCGCCCCAGGTGTTGATATTGCCTCCACTGTACCTAACAATGGCTACTCTTACATGAGTGGGACATCCATGGCTTCTCCACATGTCGCCGGTTTAGCAGGGTTACTCGCAAGCCAAGGTAGAAACAATGTTAATATCCGTCAGGCGATTGAGCAAACAGCCGATAGTGTAGGTGGCGAAGGCTACTACTGGCAGCATGGACGTATTAATTCGTGGAATGCGATCAACTATTAA
- a CDS encoding RNA polymerase sigma factor, with the protein MEDLIRKDKLQDWYHAYHQEIYRYILLLLGDHEQAKDLTQDTFIKAYESMDAFQGVTSDKNWLYRIARNVAIDFMRKRKPIRYMLESFATWPSDERCPQQIAALGETERELYRALRKLKRSYQEVVILRKNKELSIQETAEVLQWSESKVKNTLFRGLSALKREMVKEGYEHETWY; encoded by the coding sequence TTGGAGGACCTGATTCGCAAAGATAAACTACAAGATTGGTATCACGCTTATCACCAAGAAATTTACCGCTATATTTTATTGCTCTTAGGCGATCATGAACAAGCGAAAGACCTCACCCAGGATACCTTTATAAAAGCGTACGAGAGTATGGACGCTTTTCAAGGTGTCACAAGCGATAAGAATTGGTTATATCGTATTGCACGTAACGTCGCCATTGATTTTATGCGTAAGAGAAAGCCGATCCGCTACATGTTAGAATCCTTCGCCACATGGCCATCCGATGAGCGATGCCCTCAGCAAATTGCAGCGTTAGGAGAGACGGAGAGGGAGTTATACAGGGCGTTAAGAAAGCTGAAACGGTCTTATCAGGAAGTGGTTATCCTAAGAAAAAACAAGGAACTGTCCATTCAGGAAACGGCCGAGGTGCTCCAATGGAGTGAGAGTAAGGTTAAGAATACTTTATTCAGGGGGCTGAGCGCCTTGAAGCGTGAAATGGTTAAGGAGGGGTATGAACATGAAACATGGTATTAA
- a CDS encoding P1 family peptidase produces the protein MEEQKRIRDYGVHIGRLKPGHHNAITDVAGVTVGHVTLSQEHIQTGVTAILPHQGNLFKEKLIASSHVINGFGKTTGTIQLQELGVLETPIILTNTLSIGTAADALIAYTLEHNPEIGRTTGTVNPVVGECNDMVLNDIRAQAVQKEHVRQALHQTSSTVREGSVGAGRGMLCYGLKGGIGTASRLMALEHGMYTMGVLVLTNFGQLGDLTINGQAIGRRLEHALNPSWEKKDKGSVMIIVATDLPVSERQLHRIIKRSVTGLARTGTIISHGSGDVVIGFSTATPIPHERPTDCLTIQTVHESDIDIAFRAIGEATEEAVLNSLMTATRIVGRDGHTRPTLKELIEEYQLTFTSVSF, from the coding sequence ATGGAGGAGCAAAAAAGAATCCGGGACTATGGGGTGCATATTGGACGCTTAAAGCCTGGACATCACAATGCCATAACCGATGTAGCAGGTGTCACTGTGGGACATGTGACCCTGAGTCAAGAACACATCCAAACGGGTGTGACTGCGATCCTTCCTCATCAAGGGAATCTATTCAAAGAGAAATTAATCGCTTCGAGCCATGTGATTAATGGTTTTGGTAAAACGACGGGTACAATACAACTACAGGAACTCGGTGTATTAGAAACGCCAATTATCCTCACGAATACGTTGAGTATCGGGACGGCTGCAGATGCACTCATCGCCTATACGCTGGAGCATAACCCCGAAATCGGGCGAACGACTGGAACCGTTAACCCTGTTGTCGGGGAGTGCAACGATATGGTTCTGAATGACATACGTGCGCAAGCTGTGCAAAAAGAGCATGTGCGCCAAGCGCTTCATCAGACTTCATCTACTGTTAGGGAAGGCAGTGTCGGAGCAGGAAGGGGCATGCTTTGTTACGGTTTAAAAGGCGGTATTGGGACTGCATCGAGACTTATGGCACTAGAACATGGCATGTATACGATGGGGGTCCTCGTACTAACTAATTTTGGTCAGCTGGGTGATCTGACGATAAATGGACAGGCGATCGGTCGACGACTTGAACATGCGCTGAACCCCTCTTGGGAGAAAAAGGACAAAGGCTCAGTGATGATCATTGTAGCCACAGACCTCCCCGTGTCTGAACGCCAGCTGCACCGGATTATCAAGCGTTCGGTCACGGGATTGGCGCGAACAGGAACGATCATTTCTCATGGTAGTGGAGATGTGGTCATCGGGTTTTCAACAGCGACCCCCATCCCCCATGAGAGACCGACAGACTGTTTAACCATTCAGACTGTACATGAATCGGACATAGATATCGCTTTTCGGGCGATTGGAGAAGCAACGGAAGAGGCGGTCTTAAACTCACTCATGACTGCCACCCGTATCGTTGGAAGAGACGGTCATACCCGACCCACTTTAAAAGAATTAATCGAAGAGTATCAGCTCACATTCACTTCAGTCTCTTTTTAA
- a CDS encoding RNA ligase family protein, with the protein MIHQPIKPMLLHKSDHVPEGDYLYQLKYDGHRCLLSFDLESGTQLYTRRQTNCTVQYPEITEVNLNAKHAVLDGEMIVLDEGKPCFDSVMTRFRTRNPYTIERQRHSLPAQFIVFDVLYYNGKSLLHTPLEERLAILSEIIPETKVISTAKIFDDGHRLFEAAVKMDLEGIVAKKKGSLYELDKRSQAWVKVKHYHYDVVDIAGIRKGEFAWLLQQDGRYVGTCEFVPPKERQAFYHISKQLVTEENDKWIYLAPKVKCQVKFQNYTKKGLMRTPSFVQFELTG; encoded by the coding sequence ATGATACACCAACCCATAAAACCGATGCTATTACATAAATCAGACCATGTCCCAGAGGGCGATTATCTTTATCAACTCAAATATGATGGCCATCGCTGCCTATTGTCTTTTGATCTCGAAAGCGGGACGCAGCTATACACGCGACGACAGACTAATTGCACCGTGCAGTACCCGGAGATAACAGAGGTGAATCTCAATGCTAAGCATGCCGTTCTTGATGGGGAGATGATCGTATTAGATGAGGGCAAACCCTGCTTTGATTCGGTCATGACCCGTTTCAGGACACGGAACCCGTATACGATAGAACGACAACGCCACAGTTTACCCGCTCAGTTTATCGTCTTTGACGTCCTCTACTATAATGGGAAGAGTCTACTGCATACCCCGCTAGAAGAACGTCTAGCGATACTTTCGGAAATTATACCGGAAACGAAGGTCATCTCGACCGCTAAAATCTTTGATGATGGGCATCGGTTGTTTGAGGCAGCTGTGAAAATGGATCTAGAGGGAATCGTAGCTAAGAAAAAGGGGAGTCTTTACGAATTGGATAAACGTAGTCAAGCGTGGGTAAAGGTGAAGCACTATCACTATGATGTGGTGGACATTGCCGGTATCAGAAAAGGGGAATTCGCATGGTTGCTCCAACAAGATGGGCGTTACGTCGGAACGTGTGAATTCGTCCCCCCTAAGGAGCGTCAGGCATTCTATCATATATCCAAACAGTTGGTCACCGAAGAGAATGATAAGTGGATTTATTTAGCGCCTAAGGTAAAGTGTCAAGTGAAGTTTCAGAACTATACGAAGAAGGGCTTGATGCGAACACCGAGCTTCGTACAGTTTGAGTTAACAGGATAA
- a CDS encoding lactoylglutathione lyase family protein: MSKTYPRAFSHIGLSVPDVEKAVQFYQEVMGWYVIMAPSDVEEDDSPIGQMCKDVFGSGWGQFRIAHLSTADGIGIELFEFPNNEDPEDNFEYWKTGIFHYCVQDPDLEGLVEKIKEHGGKQRMPVREYYPGEKPYRMVYCEDPFGNLVEIYSHSYELTYSEGAY; the protein is encoded by the coding sequence ATGAGTAAAACTTATCCAAGAGCATTTTCACATATTGGTCTTTCCGTTCCAGACGTTGAAAAAGCCGTTCAATTTTACCAAGAAGTGATGGGATGGTATGTCATTATGGCACCTTCAGATGTTGAGGAAGACGATAGCCCGATCGGTCAGATGTGTAAGGACGTCTTCGGTTCCGGTTGGGGCCAATTCCGCATTGCACACCTTTCAACGGCTGATGGTATAGGTATCGAGTTATTCGAATTCCCGAATAATGAAGACCCTGAAGATAACTTTGAATATTGGAAAACAGGGATCTTCCACTACTGTGTACAAGACCCTGATCTTGAGGGGCTAGTGGAGAAAATCAAAGAACATGGCGGGAAACAACGCATGCCTGTTCGAGAATATTACCCTGGAGAAAAACCTTATCGCATGGTTTACTGTGAAGATCCTTTCGGTAACCTTGTCGAAATCTATAGCCACAGCTACGAGTTAACCTACTCTGAAGGTGCATATTAA
- a CDS encoding TIM barrel protein, with amino-acid sequence MFVKFAAQERLVPGESFKQKADCLSALGYEGIELSGERLSERIVEIKSVLHDSPIQATSICGGYKFGLLFPDKADRDQSREEIKHLLTLAGEVGAQGVIVVPIFGESRVPDLSPWKTTMEIQEALLVEQLYELATYAGEQGTQVIVEPLNRYETHYIQTLQQASTICEQVNSKHMTILADFFHMNIEEQDMTKAITETQRWVGYVHLADSNRLQPGFGHTDFRSGFQALQEIQYDGWLSLECSVQGEAKTGLQKTLEYLKSCSPYNRV; translated from the coding sequence GTGTTCGTGAAGTTTGCGGCTCAAGAGAGACTTGTCCCAGGTGAGTCATTTAAACAAAAAGCAGACTGTCTGAGCGCCTTAGGCTATGAAGGTATAGAGTTAAGTGGAGAACGATTATCCGAGCGGATTGTTGAGATCAAGTCAGTGTTACATGATAGTCCTATTCAGGCGACGAGCATTTGTGGTGGCTACAAGTTCGGGTTACTTTTTCCTGATAAAGCAGACCGTGACCAGTCACGAGAAGAGATCAAACACCTCCTCACGTTGGCGGGGGAGGTAGGGGCACAGGGCGTCATTGTCGTGCCGATCTTTGGTGAGTCACGAGTACCAGATCTATCACCGTGGAAAACGACGATGGAGATTCAAGAAGCGCTACTTGTTGAGCAGTTATACGAGCTAGCTACATACGCAGGTGAGCAAGGGACACAGGTGATTGTAGAGCCGCTCAACCGTTATGAAACACACTACATACAAACGCTTCAGCAAGCCTCTACTATTTGTGAACAGGTCAATTCAAAGCACATGACCATTCTCGCGGACTTTTTCCATATGAACATCGAAGAACAGGATATGACGAAAGCAATCACAGAAACACAGCGCTGGGTGGGATATGTGCATTTAGCAGATTCTAATCGACTACAGCCTGGGTTCGGCCATACAGATTTTCGAAGTGGTTTCCAAGCACTGCAAGAGATACAGTACGATGGATGGTTGTCTCTAGAGTGCTCCGTACAAGGGGAAGCGAAGACGGGACTGCAAAAGACGTTAGAATATTTAAAATCGTGCAGCCCATATAACCGTGTATAG
- the htpG gene encoding molecular chaperone HtpG has product MAVDKVERKDFKAESKRLLDIMINSIYSQKEIFLRELISNASDAIDKMYYKALTDDSIQFDQEQYYIKIERNQNNRTLKITDTGIGMTKDELENNLGTIAKSGSLTFKNENEIKDGHDIIGQFGVGFYSAFMVADKVTVITRAHGQDEGYKWVSEGATGYTIEPYAKDTAGTEITLQIKANTEEEKYDEFLEEHRLQEIIRKYSDFIRYPIKMEVTKQQPKEDNDQEFEEVTEEQTINSMVPIWRKSKSELKEEDYHNFYMEKRYGFDKPLSYIHINTDGAVRYDAILFIPENMPFNYYTKEYEKGLELYSSSVMIMDKCPDLLPDYFSFVKGIVNSEDLSLNISREILQHDKQLQLIAKNIKKKIKSHLQSLLKDDREKYEKFYDTFGKQIKYGVYSDYGMNKDDLQDLLLFYSSKEKKLVTLDEYVSRMPEDQKYIYYATGDSNEQIEKLPQTELVADKGYEILYFTDEVDEFAIKMLMSYKEKEFKSVSSGDLDLESEEEQENKEKLEKDSEELFSFMKKELEGKVKDVKVSTRLKSHPVCLTSSGDVSIEMEKILQTMPDNPDVKADKILEVNVEHDVYNALKSALEHDKDKLKLYTNLLYNQARLIEGLPVEDPVEFTQNMSKIIV; this is encoded by the coding sequence ATGGCAGTAGACAAAGTAGAAAGAAAAGACTTTAAAGCTGAGTCTAAACGACTCCTAGATATCATGATTAACTCTATCTATAGCCAAAAAGAAATATTTCTCAGAGAGTTAATCTCCAACGCCAGTGACGCTATCGATAAAATGTACTACAAGGCACTCACGGATGATAGCATTCAATTCGACCAAGAGCAGTACTACATAAAAATAGAACGAAATCAAAATAATAGAACGCTTAAGATCACTGACACCGGGATCGGTATGACCAAGGATGAATTAGAAAATAACCTGGGGACGATCGCAAAAAGTGGCTCTCTTACGTTCAAAAATGAAAACGAGATTAAGGACGGCCACGATATCATTGGTCAATTTGGTGTCGGTTTCTATTCCGCATTTATGGTCGCTGATAAAGTGACCGTTATCACTAGAGCGCATGGTCAAGACGAAGGGTATAAGTGGGTATCTGAAGGTGCCACAGGCTATACGATTGAACCGTATGCTAAAGACACGGCAGGAACAGAAATCACACTTCAGATCAAAGCAAACACGGAAGAAGAAAAATATGATGAGTTCTTAGAAGAACACCGTTTACAAGAGATTATTAGAAAATACTCAGACTTCATTCGTTACCCCATTAAGATGGAAGTGACGAAACAACAGCCCAAAGAAGACAACGACCAAGAATTTGAAGAAGTGACAGAGGAGCAGACCATTAACAGCATGGTCCCCATCTGGCGCAAGAGCAAAAGTGAGCTGAAGGAAGAGGATTATCACAACTTCTATATGGAGAAACGGTACGGCTTCGATAAACCGCTTTCCTATATTCATATCAACACCGATGGGGCCGTAAGGTATGATGCCATTTTATTTATCCCTGAGAACATGCCGTTCAACTACTATACGAAAGAGTACGAGAAAGGGCTAGAGCTCTATTCTAGTAGTGTCATGATCATGGATAAATGCCCGGACTTACTACCAGATTACTTCAGCTTTGTCAAAGGGATCGTAAACTCAGAAGACCTCTCCTTGAATATTTCAAGAGAAATCCTACAGCATGACAAACAATTACAGCTAATCGCTAAGAACATTAAGAAAAAAATTAAGAGTCACCTGCAAAGCCTACTAAAGGATGACCGTGAGAAATATGAAAAGTTCTATGACACGTTCGGCAAGCAGATCAAGTATGGGGTCTATAGTGATTACGGCATGAACAAAGATGATCTTCAAGACTTACTCTTGTTCTATTCCTCTAAGGAAAAGAAGCTCGTGACCTTAGATGAGTACGTCTCTCGCATGCCGGAAGATCAAAAATATATCTATTACGCCACCGGGGATTCTAACGAGCAGATTGAAAAACTACCACAAACAGAGCTCGTGGCAGATAAAGGGTATGAGATCTTATACTTCACAGACGAGGTTGACGAATTCGCCATCAAGATGCTGATGTCCTACAAGGAAAAAGAATTCAAGTCAGTGTCCAGTGGAGATTTAGATCTAGAGAGCGAAGAAGAGCAGGAGAACAAGGAAAAGCTCGAAAAAGACAGTGAAGAGCTGTTCTCCTTTATGAAGAAGGAACTCGAGGGCAAGGTCAAGGACGTCAAAGTGTCTACACGTCTCAAAAGCCATCCCGTTTGCCTGACGTCTTCCGGTGATGTATCCATTGAAATGGAGAAAATCTTGCAAACCATGCCAGATAATCCGGATGTCAAAGCGGATAAAATTTTGGAAGTCAACGTGGAGCACGATGTCTACAATGCGCTTAAATCCGCGTTGGAGCATGACAAAGATAAACTCAAGCTATATACAAACCTCTTATATAATCAAGCCCGTCTGATCGAAGGCTTACCCGTTGAGGACCCGGTTGAGTTTACGCAGAACATGAGTAAAATCATAGTGTAA
- a CDS encoding LacI family DNA-binding transcriptional regulator, which produces MKKDHVTIYDIAKEANVSPATVSRVLTGSAKVRPDTMNRIMALIEKYNFRPNGLARSLTYKKSKMIGFILPDINHPFFSTLVLKSEAHALKRGYTSFLCNSMNNSEMESQYLHNLLEKQVDGIIFLGGRINAVKTNPEYAEELKQVMDRIPVVFVNGQMSGVDAYAVHTDEAYGVNQLVQLLVNHGHSKIGFLGGLSGITSTEMKWTTFKEALNDHNIEVREEWMIESGFNIESGEEAAAQLLSLKEKPSSIICVNDFVAMGTINMINKFGLSVPHDFSVVGFDDIYLAQYFPPGITTISQNYKQLGQTAIDVLINLIEGKEAQKETIIPTSLVIRNSCKQFIPK; this is translated from the coding sequence TTGAAAAAGGATCACGTCACTATTTACGATATAGCAAAGGAAGCTAACGTGTCACCAGCTACGGTCTCGCGTGTGTTGACAGGTAGCGCGAAAGTACGGCCAGATACGATGAACAGAATTATGGCATTAATCGAAAAATATAACTTTAGACCGAACGGTTTGGCCCGGAGCTTAACGTACAAAAAGTCAAAAATGATAGGTTTTATTTTACCAGATATTAATCATCCATTCTTCTCCACCCTTGTTCTAAAAAGTGAAGCCCATGCGTTAAAACGGGGTTATACTTCTTTCCTCTGTAACTCAATGAACAATAGTGAGATGGAATCCCAATACTTACACAATTTATTAGAAAAGCAAGTAGACGGTATCATCTTCTTAGGTGGGCGTATTAATGCAGTTAAAACGAACCCGGAGTATGCTGAAGAACTGAAGCAGGTCATGGATCGCATCCCTGTCGTATTTGTCAATGGTCAGATGTCAGGGGTGGATGCTTATGCCGTGCACACGGATGAAGCGTATGGCGTCAACCAGCTCGTCCAATTGTTAGTGAATCATGGTCACTCTAAGATCGGTTTTCTCGGTGGGTTAAGTGGCATCACGTCTACCGAAATGAAATGGACCACCTTTAAAGAAGCGCTCAACGATCACAATATAGAGGTAAGAGAGGAGTGGATGATAGAGTCGGGGTTTAATATTGAGTCTGGTGAAGAAGCGGCAGCCCAACTATTAAGCTTGAAAGAGAAGCCATCATCCATCATATGTGTGAACGATTTTGTGGCGATGGGAACCATTAACATGATTAATAAGTTTGGCCTAAGTGTGCCCCATGATTTTTCAGTCGTCGGTTTTGATGATATTTATCTAGCCCAATATTTTCCCCCAGGCATCACGACGATCTCTCAGAACTACAAGCAATTAGGTCAGACGGCCATAGACGTTTTAATCAACCTCATAGAAGGAAAAGAGGCCCAGAAAGAAACCATCATCCCGACCTCTCTCGTTATTAGAAACTCATGTAAACAGTTTATACCAAAATAA
- a CDS encoding sugar ABC transporter substrate-binding protein: MKKLLSWMSLCLLVWVLTACMGSEPSSQPGDGSSDGEVTVTFSYWGATFDKERMEAIRAEFEKVNEDINVELVNLPSEGYSQKQMTMMTAGNPYDVIQLAEQSYAFAARGTLEDLSPYIERDGVDLNDFYDVGIESYTHEGRVYGMPLRLGSMMMFYNKNLFDEHGLDYPDETWTWEDVIEAGEVITDHDEGVFGLSALGGWWASIAQFLHSNGGSILSEDRTAFNLDSPESLAAIELMNEIVNERDISPSASQIPEGVDLWTSGRIGMMVDGPWHILSSQANITDFDWDITVAPKGTQHASPTFSNAFHMSKASKNKEAAWEVIKFWTGPEAQAILAEEHGDTPSMIAVAESDTYLELGDNPPENFELMLESLNTAFAPEVTLMWGEINQVVQEGFSRVIDLNEPIEDVMPDVKSEVEDLLEEDKRLQEQFEED; the protein is encoded by the coding sequence ATGAAAAAGTTATTAAGCTGGATGAGCCTTTGTTTACTCGTATGGGTGCTCACTGCTTGTATGGGGTCAGAACCGAGCTCCCAACCAGGTGATGGATCATCCGATGGTGAAGTGACCGTGACGTTTAGCTATTGGGGGGCAACCTTCGATAAGGAGAGAATGGAAGCCATACGAGCAGAATTTGAAAAGGTGAATGAAGATATAAACGTTGAACTCGTTAATCTCCCCAGTGAAGGTTATTCACAGAAACAGATGACGATGATGACGGCTGGAAATCCCTACGATGTGATTCAGTTGGCGGAACAATCTTACGCTTTTGCAGCGCGTGGCACTTTAGAGGATTTAAGTCCTTATATTGAGAGAGATGGTGTAGATTTAAATGATTTTTATGACGTTGGCATAGAGTCTTATACGCATGAAGGAAGAGTGTATGGTATGCCATTACGTTTAGGTTCAATGATGATGTTCTATAACAAAAATTTATTTGATGAGCACGGATTAGACTATCCGGATGAAACTTGGACTTGGGAAGATGTCATTGAAGCAGGAGAAGTGATCACTGATCATGATGAGGGCGTGTTCGGGTTATCTGCTCTAGGAGGATGGTGGGCCAGTATCGCTCAGTTCCTACATTCCAATGGCGGGAGCATCCTAAGTGAAGATCGTACGGCATTTAATCTCGACTCACCTGAATCACTTGCCGCTATTGAGCTCATGAATGAGATCGTTAACGAGAGAGATATCTCCCCCAGTGCTAGTCAGATACCCGAAGGTGTGGATCTGTGGACCAGTGGTCGTATCGGTATGATGGTTGATGGACCGTGGCATATCCTGAGCAGTCAAGCGAATATTACCGATTTTGATTGGGATATCACTGTAGCACCTAAAGGTACCCAACATGCGTCACCCACATTCTCTAATGCCTTTCACATGTCGAAAGCCTCAAAGAACAAAGAGGCAGCCTGGGAGGTTATAAAATTCTGGACAGGTCCTGAAGCACAAGCCATTCTTGCTGAGGAGCATGGGGATACACCGTCGATGATCGCTGTTGCTGAATCGGATACGTACCTGGAACTTGGCGATAATCCTCCTGAGAATTTTGAATTGATGCTCGAATCTCTTAACACCGCTTTTGCCCCTGAGGTCACACTCATGTGGGGTGAAATTAATCAAGTGGTTCAGGAAGGCTTCTCTAGAGTAATCGATCTAAACGAACCTATCGAAGACGTTATGCCTGACGTGAAAAGTGAAGTAGAGGACTTACTAGAGGAAGACAAAAGGCTGCAAGAGCAATTTGAGGAGGACTAA